A window of the Yersinia rochesterensis genome harbors these coding sequences:
- the mukE gene encoding chromosome partition protein MukE produces the protein MSSTNIEVVMPVKLAQALANSLFPALDSQLRAGRHIGLDELDNHAFLMDFQEQLEEFYTRYNVELIRAPEGFFYLRPRSTTLIPRSVLSELDMMVGKILCYLYLSPERLAHEGIFAQHELYEELLSLADESKLLKFVNQRSTGSDLDKQKLQEKVRTSLNRLRRLGMIYFMGNDSSKFRITEAVFRFGADVRSGDDPREAQLRMIRDGEAMAVENSLSLHDESDESDITMGNATDSAEDEQE, from the coding sequence ATGTCATCAACAAATATTGAAGTAGTAATGCCGGTTAAACTGGCTCAAGCATTGGCCAACTCCTTGTTTCCGGCACTGGATAGTCAGCTACGTGCTGGCCGTCATATCGGGCTTGATGAGCTGGATAACCATGCTTTCCTGATGGATTTTCAGGAGCAACTGGAAGAGTTTTATACCCGCTATAATGTGGAATTAATTCGTGCGCCGGAAGGTTTCTTCTATCTGCGCCCTCGTTCAACCACGTTAATCCCGCGCTCGGTGTTATCTGAGCTGGATATGATGGTCGGCAAAATTCTTTGTTATCTGTATCTCAGCCCGGAACGTCTGGCTCATGAAGGGATTTTCGCCCAGCACGAGTTGTACGAAGAGCTGCTGAGTCTGGCCGATGAGAGCAAATTGCTGAAGTTTGTTAATCAGCGCTCAACCGGTTCGGATTTGGATAAACAGAAATTGCAGGAAAAAGTGCGAACCTCACTCAACCGGCTGCGCCGTTTGGGTATGATTTACTTTATGGGCAATGACAGTAGCAAGTTTCGTATCACGGAGGCGGTATTCCGCTTTGGTGCCGATGTGCGCAGCGGTGATGATCCACGAGAAGCTCAATTGCGTATGATCCGGGATGGCGAAGCCATGGCGGTCGAAAATAGTCTGTCACTCCATGATGAAAGCGATGAAAGCGACATCACCATGGGCAATGCAACGGACAGTGCAGAGGATGAACAGGAATGA